The sequence CAAAAAAGCCTACCGTAAGCTCGCCATGAAATATCATCCGGATCGTAATCCCGATGATAAGGCTGCAGAGGAATCGTTTAAAGAATGCACCGAGGCTTATGAGGTGCTCAGCGATCTTCAAAAAAGAAAAATCTATGATACCTATGGCCATGAAGGTCTGAAAAGCAGTGGATATCAGGGGCCGAGCAACTTTGAAGATATGTTTTCTGGCCTGGGAGATCTCTTTGGAGATCTCTTTGGTGGCGGAAGGGGACGTAGCCGTCGTAACGGACCGCAACCCGGAAACGATCTCCGCTACGATATCGAAATTACCTTTATGGAGGCCGTGCACGGTCTTGCCAAAGAGGTGGCTATAAACAAGCGTGATACCTGCTGGACCTGTGAGGGCAGTGGCTGTCGTCCAGGTCATAAACGTCAGACCTGCCCAAGTTGTAATGGACGCGGTCAGGTTATTCGATCCCAGGGCTTTTTTCAGGTTTCTTCAACATGCCCGCAGTGTCATGGTGAGGGGGAGATCGTGACCGAACCCTGTGGTGATTGCAATGGAAGCGGCCTGGTGGAGAAAAGTAAAAAGGTTTCTTTGAAAATTCCAGCTGGCGTTGATACCGGGGCTCAGATGCGTCTTCGTGGAGAAGGTGAAGGTGGGCGCCGTGGCGGTCCAACCGGCGATCTCTATGTTGTTATTCATGTCCAGGAACATGAGTTTTTTAAACGTGATCGGCAGACTATCTACTGTGAGTTTCCTGTCTCCATGGTTCAGGCGGCACTTGGTTGTAAGGTGGATGTTCCGACGATCCACGGGAAGAAGAAGTTGAGCATCCCGGCAGGAAGTCAATCCGGTGAGCGCTTTACTCTGAAAAAAGAAGGTGTTCCCAGTCTGCGTGGTGGTGTTCGTGGTGATATGATTGTGCAGTTACAGGTGAAGACACCAACGAATCTCTGTGATGAACAGAAAAAGGTCCTGGAAAACTTTGATGAACTCTGCCAGAAACATGGGCAACACAAAGAAAACGAGGGGTTCTTTAGCAAACTTTTTCATGAAGTATTGGGGAAAAAGGAATCCTGATGGAAGCCTTGGGACGTTAGAATGAAAGAAAATCAGGGACAGGAGTTGACTCATTTTGATGCTGATGGCAATGCCATAATGGTGGACGTCAGCAGGAAGCTTGATACTGAACGTGTGGCAACGGCAAGCGGGAAAATTACCCTGTCGCAGGATGCCTATGATCGAGTAAAAAGTGGTTCCATGGCCAAGGGGGATGTGCTTGGAGTGGCACGTGTTGCTGGAATAATGGCAGCAAAAAAAGTGGATAGTCTGATTCCTCTTTGTCACCCCCTTGCAGTAACAAAAATTACTATAGATTTTGTGTATCATGATGACCTTCGTCAGATTGAGATCGTGGCAGTTGTCGGCATTACCGGTAAAACTGGTGTGGAGATGGAAGCGCTCACAGCTGTTTCAATAACTGCATTGACCATCTATGATATGTGTAAGGCTATAGATAAGGCAATGGTTATCAGTGATATTTGTTTGGAGAAGAAAACTGGTGGTAAGAGCGGGACATTTATTCGACCTGAGTGATTGGGTATACAATGTCTCTTTTTCATATTGAATGTTTTTATGTTTAAAATGAGAGGTTTTTTGAATGGAACATAAAGTACTGGATAGCTTCCGAAAGCAACTTGAGGAAAAACGAGCAGATATTCTGAAGGAAGCAGAAAGGACATTGGCTGAGTTGAATGATCAGTCTGGAAACATTCCGGACCCTAACGACCGTGCCAGTGCAGAATCGGGTCGTAGTTTTGAACTTAGAATAAGACAGAGGGAGCAGAAACTGCTTTCAAAAATTGAAGAGGCCCTGCAGAGAATCGAAGATGGCAATTTCGGGGAATGTGACAGCTGCGGAGAACTTATTGGCTTGAAGAGACTAGAGGCCAGGCCGGTCACCACTCTCTGTATTGAGTGTAAAACTGCCCAGGAATCAAAGGAAAAGTCTTTAAGGAAATAGTGTAAATGCCGGAATTAAGAAAAGATCCAGTCCTCGGTCGATGGATTATCATTGCCAGGGAACGTGGGAAGCGACCTTCGGATTTTGTTATTGTTGAATCACCGGGTAGCGGTGGTTTTTGCCCTCTTTGTCCCGGCAATGAAAATACTACCCCCAATGAAGTACTGGCTTATGGCCGTGAAAGTAATATTATCAATTCTCCCGGTTGGAAGGTCCGGGTGGTGCCGAACAAATATCCGGCTCTGGTGATTGAGGGAGATCTTAACCGCGAAGGTGAAGGACTCTATGATAAGATGAATGGGATCGGTGCCCATGAAGTTGTCGTGGAATCCCCCAACCACGATGATGTTTTTTCTGAGTTACCCTCAGAACATATGATCATGATTTTTAAGGCTTTTCAGGTTCGTATTAAAGATCTTGAACATGATGACCGATTTCGCTATGTCCTGGTTTTTAAAAACTACGGTAAGGCCGCCGGTGCCTCTCTGGAACATTCCCATTCACAGCTTGTAGCACTTCCGGTACTACCGAGAAAAATAGAATCGGAGCTGGCGGGTGCTTTAACGTATTATAATTATAAAGAACGTTGTGTATATTGTGACATTATCAGTCAGGAGCTGAAACAGGACATTCGAGTGGTTTGTAAGAATGAATATTTTATAACCATTACTCCCTTTGCTCCGAGAACTCCTTTTGAGATGTGGATTTTACCCATCCGTCACTCCTCTGCCTACCATGAGCAGGATGATAGACAACTGGCATCTCTCGCCGAAATATTTTCAGAAAGCCTTTGCCGGCTTGATGCCTGCATCCCCAAAGTTCCTTATAATTTTGTACTTCATACACAACCTCTGCGTTCACCGCACATGGATCATTTCCATTGGCATTTTGAGATTGTACCCAAGCTCACATCCATTGCAGGTTTTGAATGGGGCTCGGGATTCTATATTAACCCCATGCCGCCCGAAGAAGCTGCCTCCTACCTGCGGGAGTCACTGGAGCGAATATCTTAGAGGACTTCATGAAAAAAATCTTACTTGTTGATGACGAAGAAGGTATCCAGATGCTCTATCGTGAAGAGCTCGAAGATGAGGGATACGAAGTGATTTCAGCCTATACGGGTGAGGAAGGTATCCAGAAATTTAAAGAGGAGTCTCCCGATCTGGTGATCCTCGATATTCAGATGCCTGGGATGAATGGGATTGAAACACTACGTCAGATGAAAATGGAAAATCCCAAGTTGCCTGTTATCCTGAGTTCTGCATATAACGAGTATAAGCAGGATCTTGGAGCCTGGGCTTCCGACGAGTATGTGGTGAAATCATCCAATATTAATGATCTGAAAGAAGCTGTACGTAAACACCTCTCTTAGGACTTGTTCCTGAACTGCTGTTATGAAAAAAATTGAAAGTTATCATTAAGTTATTTTGTTGTTACGAGAAGGTATGTAGGTTGGAGGTTTTTAGCCTGAAGGAAAGACCGCCTTTCACGTGGCCTTCAACCGTTCTGTTCCTTCATCCTTCAGACCTCAGTCTTCCTTACAAATGAAAGATATCCAGAATCAGGAGGATCACCGCCGCATTAATATCAAGAAGGTGGGGGTGAAGACCATCTCCTATCCTGTCACAGTCCTTGATAAAGCTCGTTCTAAACAGCACACCGTTGCTTCAGTGAACATGTATGTGAATCTTCCCCATCATTTTAAGGGAACACATATGAGCCGCTTTGTTGAGATTCTCAATCGTTTTCATGGGGCAATTGATATCGGGAAATTCCATGATATTCTTGCAGAAATGAAGACTAAGCTTGAGGCCGAAGCTGCTCATATTGAAATGTCTTTTGCGTACTTTCTCGCCAATAAGCTGGGAGATCCTGAGACCTTGAAATCGAGAAGGTATGAGTGCTGCATGCACGGTTCTCTTGAAGTGGTGGATGATCTTGAATTCCGGATTGAAGTTCCGGTCTCTCTGGCACTTGCTAAAAAAACAGGTCAGGGCTTGCCACGTTCTCTTGGACATTGGGGGCGTGCTGTTGTTGCAGTTAAATTTAAGAATTTTATCTGGATTGAGGATCTGATTGCTCTTGTTGAGACCGTTATTGAAGGAGAGCGTAATATGGCGCCCATTCAGGGAGAAAACAGTATGTCTGTTGAGTCTCTGACTCGTCGAATAGCCGGGAGTCTTCGAGAGGAAGAGGCGATCAAAGAATTTTCGGTAAAAGTTGAAAATCTCGCAGAGGGCTATTCCACATTTGCCACCATGGACTCTTACTCGTAAAGAGCTGTTATCAAATTTACACTAAAAATGAATAATTATGCCTGAATTACTTTTTGAGATTGGAACTGAAGAACTGCCGGCCGGGTTTCAAAAACCAGCCCTCGACCAGTTGAAAGAGAATTTTATTGCCAGGGCAAGGGAATTGAAAATTGCTCATGGTTCAGTGAGTACCTTAGGAACTCCGCGTCGTCTTGCATTACTGGTCGAAGATCTGGTTGATTCACAGCCTGATTCACGAAATGAGCTTATGGGGCCTTCCAGGCAGGCGGGGTTTGATGGCGAAGGGAATGCTACCCGGGCTGCCATAGGTTTTGCCAGTTCCAGGGGGGCAGATGTCAGCGATCTCAAAGTCGTTGAAACAGATAAGGGCGAGTACCTGATGCTCGTTCAGGAAATAAAAGGGGTGGCGACAACGGAGCTGCTTCCTGACCTTCTCAATGGTTTGATGATGGGGTTCTCTTTTCCCAAATCCATGCGCTGGGGAAGTCATAGCATTTCCTTTGCCAGACCTGTTCAATGGCTCGTTGCTCTTTATGATAGTGAGATTGTTCCTTTTTCCTATCAGGGCACGGCAGCATCAGATACGAGTCGAGGTCATCGTTTTATGGCTAATGAAGATGTGAAAGTAGATGATATTGCCAGCTATAAGAAGAATCTTCAGAATGTCTTTGTTGTGGTTGATCAGGCTGAACGGCGAAGTTTGGTGCTGACCGAGATAGAGAAGGCGGTTTCCGAAACACTTGATGCAACGGTTGCAAGGGTTGCTGTTGATGAAGCACTGGTTGATACCGTCTGTAACCTCGTGGAAAAACCCTACGGTGTCTGTGGCAGTTTTGATGAAAAATTTCTGCAGTTACCGGATGAGGCACTTATTACATCCATGCGGGAGCATCAGAAATATTTTCCCGTGGTTGATAATGAAAATAATCTTCTTCCCCACTTTGTGGCGGTAAACAATACTGATGTTAAGGATATTGCCTTGACCCGTGCCGGCCATGAACGCGTTTTACGGGCACGTCTGGAGGATGCATTCTTCTTTTTTTCAGGTGATAAGGAAAAGAAACTTGAAGAGCGCGTGGATGCCCTTACCGGAATTATCTTTCAAGCAGAACTGGGAACCATGCTTGAAAAAACAGAGCGTATTGTGAAGCTTGCAGGTCTTCTTGCTGAGCAGTTTGCACCTGACTCAGTCGATGATGCCTGTCGTGCTGCCCGCTTATGTAAGACCGATCTTCTCACTGACATGGTAGGTGAGTTTCCTTCCTTGCAGGGAAATATGGGCTGTGCCTACGCTCTGCAGGACGGCGAGTCACAGGCTGTGGCTCTCGCCATTCAGG comes from Desulfocapsa sulfexigens DSM 10523 and encodes:
- a CDS encoding GTP cyclohydrolase I FolE2, producing the protein MKDIQNQEDHRRINIKKVGVKTISYPVTVLDKARSKQHTVASVNMYVNLPHHFKGTHMSRFVEILNRFHGAIDIGKFHDILAEMKTKLEAEAAHIEMSFAYFLANKLGDPETLKSRRYECCMHGSLEVVDDLEFRIEVPVSLALAKKTGQGLPRSLGHWGRAVVAVKFKNFIWIEDLIALVETVIEGERNMAPIQGENSMSVESLTRRIAGSLREEEAIKEFSVKVENLAEGYSTFATMDSYS
- the glyS gene encoding glycine--tRNA ligase subunit beta; this translates as MPELLFEIGTEELPAGFQKPALDQLKENFIARARELKIAHGSVSTLGTPRRLALLVEDLVDSQPDSRNELMGPSRQAGFDGEGNATRAAIGFASSRGADVSDLKVVETDKGEYLMLVQEIKGVATTELLPDLLNGLMMGFSFPKSMRWGSHSISFARPVQWLVALYDSEIVPFSYQGTAASDTSRGHRFMANEDVKVDDIASYKKNLQNVFVVVDQAERRSLVLTEIEKAVSETLDATVARVAVDEALVDTVCNLVEKPYGVCGSFDEKFLQLPDEALITSMREHQKYFPVVDNENNLLPHFVAVNNTDVKDIALTRAGHERVLRARLEDAFFFFSGDKEKKLEERVDALTGIIFQAELGTMLEKTERIVKLAGLLAEQFAPDSVDDACRAARLCKTDLLTDMVGEFPSLQGNMGCAYALQDGESQAVALAIQEHYFPKRAGAELPTSLLGAVVGLADRIDTISGCFGIGQVPTGTADPFGLRRIALAILHLIEHFELSLSLHDVVHKALSLYGDKVNGGMETVRQVVAFIRGRFVNDQLSLGVDAEAVEAVTTVAFDDVNDSLLKIQALSAIRAKEDFAVLAASYKRICNIIKVNSATDVQEALLTEKAEQNLASIFGKLAEEVQPLLAARDYNGALAAMLILKTPVDEFFNEVMVMAEDDGVRANRLNLLTAISALFLRVGDISKMQAS
- a CDS encoding response regulator, giving the protein MKKILLVDDEEGIQMLYREELEDEGYEVISAYTGEEGIQKFKEESPDLVILDIQMPGMNGIETLRQMKMENPKLPVILSSAYNEYKQDLGAWASDEYVVKSSNINDLKEAVRKHLS
- the dksA gene encoding RNA polymerase-binding protein DksA, which encodes MEHKVLDSFRKQLEEKRADILKEAERTLAELNDQSGNIPDPNDRASAESGRSFELRIRQREQKLLSKIEEALQRIEDGNFGECDSCGELIGLKRLEARPVTTLCIECKTAQESKEKSLRK
- the galT gene encoding galactose-1-phosphate uridylyltransferase, which encodes MPELRKDPVLGRWIIIARERGKRPSDFVIVESPGSGGFCPLCPGNENTTPNEVLAYGRESNIINSPGWKVRVVPNKYPALVIEGDLNREGEGLYDKMNGIGAHEVVVESPNHDDVFSELPSEHMIMIFKAFQVRIKDLEHDDRFRYVLVFKNYGKAAGASLEHSHSQLVALPVLPRKIESELAGALTYYNYKERCVYCDIISQELKQDIRVVCKNEYFITITPFAPRTPFEMWILPIRHSSAYHEQDDRQLASLAEIFSESLCRLDACIPKVPYNFVLHTQPLRSPHMDHFHWHFEIVPKLTSIAGFEWGSGFYINPMPPEEAASYLRESLERIS
- the moaC gene encoding cyclic pyranopterin monophosphate synthase MoaC, which translates into the protein MKENQGQELTHFDADGNAIMVDVSRKLDTERVATASGKITLSQDAYDRVKSGSMAKGDVLGVARVAGIMAAKKVDSLIPLCHPLAVTKITIDFVYHDDLRQIEIVAVVGITGKTGVEMEALTAVSITALTIYDMCKAIDKAMVISDICLEKKTGGKSGTFIRPE
- the dnaJ gene encoding molecular chaperone DnaJ, yielding MQKCYYEVLSVSKDADGSTIKKAYRKLAMKYHPDRNPDDKAAEESFKECTEAYEVLSDLQKRKIYDTYGHEGLKSSGYQGPSNFEDMFSGLGDLFGDLFGGGRGRSRRNGPQPGNDLRYDIEITFMEAVHGLAKEVAINKRDTCWTCEGSGCRPGHKRQTCPSCNGRGQVIRSQGFFQVSSTCPQCHGEGEIVTEPCGDCNGSGLVEKSKKVSLKIPAGVDTGAQMRLRGEGEGGRRGGPTGDLYVVIHVQEHEFFKRDRQTIYCEFPVSMVQAALGCKVDVPTIHGKKKLSIPAGSQSGERFTLKKEGVPSLRGGVRGDMIVQLQVKTPTNLCDEQKKVLENFDELCQKHGQHKENEGFFSKLFHEVLGKKES